Genomic window (Papaver somniferum cultivar HN1 unplaced genomic scaffold, ASM357369v1 unplaced-scaffold_25, whole genome shotgun sequence):
CGCCTTGAAAGCGTGAACTACGTTTTTAATCTCAACCCAACTGCATCCTGGAGTTTTCTTCAGCCCCATGCTGCTAACACTTTTTCTCATCTTCCTCACATCACCCCATCTACCGGATTGAGCGTAAATGTTTGAGAGCACAACATGATGAGTGGCGTTTTGAGGTTCAAGATTAACTAGGTGAACCAATGCTATTTCTCCTATCTGAACATTAGAGTGCATTCTACTTGCACCTAATAAGGCACCCCAAACAACAGCATCGCCTGCCATTGGCATTTTCTGAATGAAGTTCAAAGCTTCATCCAGTTCACCCGCACGACCTAGAAGATCCACCATACAGGCATAGTGCTCTAGTTTTGGCTCTATTTGGTGTTCGAGGCTCATAGAATGGAAAACCTTTCTCCCTTCTTCTATCAAACCACCATGTCTGCAAGCTGATAGGAGACTAACAAAGGAAACAGAATCAACTTCAACGCAAGTCTCTTGCATTCGGTGAAAATGTGCCACCGCGGCCTTGCCAAGTCCATGTATAGCATACCCTGATAGCATTACATTCCATGACACAgagtttttatttttcatctgaTCAAAGTAGTCCTCCGAGTAATCCAACCGCCCACATTTAGCGTACATGTCAATGAGACTATTTCCTACGAGTACATTAGATCCAAACCCAGTATGAACTACGTAAGCATGAATTGCCATACCTTGTTTGAGAGCTGCTAAAAACGCTGCTGCTGGAAGAATAGTTATAATAGTGACTAAATTAGGCCAAACACCCTCAGATCTCATCTGGCAGAAAGCAGATATAGCTTCCTTAGCCCTCCCATTTTGCATATAGCATGAAATTATTATATTCCAAGATATCTCATCCTTGGTGAATTCAGGCTCATTGAATAAATATTCCGCAGTGGTTACACTGCCACACTTTGCATACATGTCTATGAGGGCATTCTTTACATGGATAtcagcttcaaacccaaatttaATGATTTGCCCATGAATACAGGTGCCTTGCTCTAGCGCATTCATAGTTGCACATGCTGGAAGAACACCTACCATGGTTCCCGAGTCTGGATAATGACCtggaagtaagaaaaatattatgAGCCAAAGTTAATGAAAACAAGGATCCCAAATTGAAGGATGCTAAGAAATATAGGGATTAGAGAGATAGAAGAAAGAAATAAACCTGCAGCTCGTAATTGATGGAACATCTCCATAGCACGATTACAGTCGCCAAACTGGGCATACCCATTTATCAAAGCATTCCAAGTTATAACATCTTCCTGTGGCAATCGACTGAATAGTGTGTGTGCAAAAGAGAAGAGTCTACACTTGGCATACATAGCTACTAGAGCCGTTCCAGTTGACACATCCAAGCCAATTTCAGATTTCAACACGTAACAGTGTACGCTCCTACCCAAGTTAATATCTGATGTTTCTCCACAAGCTGGAAGAACACCCATCACAGTAACTTTATTTGGTTTAAGATTTCCTCTTAGCATTTCCCGAAACAAAGACAAGGCTTCTTTTGGATATCCATTTTGTACAAAAGCAGCTATTACTGCAGACCAGATGACAATATCCTTCCGAGGGATGTCCTCAAATATTTGCTTTGCCTTCTCCAACTCCCCACACTTCGCATACATTGTCATAAGAGGAGTAGCAACCAGAATATCTGAATCAATTCCAGCTCGAACAGAGTAATCATGAATCTCTCTCCCTTTCTCTAAATCTCTTATCTCAGCGGCAGCCAAAAGTGCACTCACTGCTGATACCTGATTCAACTTCAATTTTTCTCTCTTTATGCAATCAAATAATTCTAGTGCTTCAGCGAAACAACTATTACGAACAAAACCAGCCATCATCGTTCCCCATGAAACATCATCTCGACCAAACATCCGATTAAATACCAACCGAGCCGAATCTACATCTCCACATTTCGAGTACATATCAATCAAACCATTCAAAACAAAATGCGGAAACCTTTTCCTGATAACAAAACCATGGATAGCTCTACAAGAATGAACAGAAGATAACTTAGAAACAGCAGGAAACAAGTTTAACAAACTCACTAAATTAGGTTCAATTCCAGCTAATTGCATCTTATAAAAAATCCTCAAAGCTTCAAAAGGTTCCAAACTTTGTGAAAACCCCGCAATCATTGCATTCCATGCAACAACATCCAAGTCAGGAATTTTCTCAAACACTTCCTTGGCAACATCTACCTTCCCCACTTTACAATAAAAATCAACAAGACCAGTCCCAACAAAAACATCAGATTCCAGTCCCTCCTTGGCCAGTTCTTCATGTATTCGCAAACCCATTTCTAAATTTAAAGTACCAGTACAAGCTTTCAATACAAAAGTGAAGGTATACTTGTCTGGTTTTACACATTTTTCTCTCATTTTTTGATACATAAACAGAGCTTCTCTGTTCTGATTGGTTCTTGTGTAACCTCTGATCATCGAATTCCATAATACAACACTTGggttttcagaaaaatcaaagaCTAACCGAGCAATGTCCGGTTTATGAAATAATGAGTAAGATTTTACTAAATGGGTATTAAtggaatcatcaaatttgattCCTGAAACTAGCAGTTGTGCATGGATTTGAAGGAGAGATTTTAAATCTTCGCATGAACGTAAAAGTTGCTTGTAATTATGGTTAATTCTTGGGTTCTTTAAGCTTATGGAGGGAAAGTTGTAAGGCCGAGTGGCCGCATGTTTTATCATAGTAGACTTGGagcttggcttggcttggctcGGCTCTTGGACAAGGCCCCTCGCTTTTGCATACTACATTTTAAGGCTAAATAAAACCAAAAAGGGCGGATATTTCCCTCTTCCTTCTTCGCAATGACTATCTTAATCAAAAGGGTAGTCTCTCGATTCTTGGCAGCGCTGCCTCATTCTACTGTAACCGCAACTGGCAGAAACTATGTTTTAACTGGTAAAACCCCATTCGAAATCCAAGTGTGCGATCAGTGCAAGTCTGGTGAAATTAAAAAACTTGATGATGCGTTAAGTTACTTTAATATATTAGTTTACATGAACCCTGTTCCGTGTATTGAAACATTCAATCATCTTTTAACTTCAGTCTCCAGAATAAGATGTTATCCTCAAGTGTTCCCGTTGTATCAGAGGATGAAGTTGGCCGGAATTCAACCTGATATTTATACGTTTAccattttgataaattgttgttgTCACTTAAGACAGGTGGATTATGGGTTCTGTTTGGTTTCTGAGATTTTGAAGAAGGGTTTTCATCCTAATGTTATAACTTTCACTTCTCTGATCAGAGGACTGTTTCTGCAAGGGAGATTCCGTCCTGCCATTCAACTGTTCGATAAAATGATTGATAATGGGATTCAGCCTAATGCAGTCACATGTGGAACTGTTATCACTGGGCTATGTAGAGTGGGTGAAGTAGGCCGTGCGCTTGAGCTGCAAAGGAAGATGGAGAAATGGAATTGCAGGCCGAATGGTGTTTCCTATGGTGTGATCATAGATACTTTATGCAAAACAGGGTCGGTGGACAAGGCATTGAATCTCTTCTTGCAAATGACAACTGATCGGAAAATTATCCCAGATGTTGTGGTTTATAGTTCTGTGATTAATGGACTTTGCAGTTCTGACCGCTTAAGTGAGGCTATACGACTCTTTGATGACATGTCTAGTCGAGGAATTTCTCCGAATGCGGTTACTTATAATTCAATGATCCATGCTTTTAGCCAACGTGGTTGTTGGAAGGAAGCAAAGAGATTTTTCGATGAAATGGCGGACAGAGGGATCTCTCGCACTGTAGTTACTTACAATATATTAATGGATACACTGTGCAAGCAAGGGAGGATGGAGGAAGCTGGTGGGTTGTTTGAGGAGATGATCAACTTGGGGAAACAACCTAATGTAGTGACATATAACTCGATGATAGATGGCATGTGTCTGACAGGTAAGCTAGAGGAAGCACAGAGATTGTTTGATTCGATGGCGGGAAGAGGCCTGGAACATGATGAATACAGTTTCGACGTATTGATTAATGGGTATTGCAAGAACTTTAGGCTGGATGATGCTTTGCAACTCTTCGAGAAAATGAAACAAAAGGGGTTGAAAAGAACACAGGTTACTTACAATACGCTACTGGATGGACTATGCCGAGCTGGAAGAGTTAGTATTGCGCAGAGCTTGTTTGAGGAGATGCAGTCTCTTGGCGTCACTCCAAATATAGTTACATATGGTGCCATGTTGGATGGATTTTGGATGAACCGACGTATTAATGAAGCAATGGAACTATTTCAGTCTATGCAAGGCAAGGGATTAGCTCCTAATGTCATAACATACAACATAATGATCAACGGCATGTGCAAGGAAGGTATGTTATTCGAGGCTGAAAAATTGCTGTTTGAAATGGAAAACAATGGTTGCATACAGGATGCTATCACATATGCAACCATGATTAAAGGTTTTATCGAAGGAGAAAATGTTGAGAAAGCCGTAGAGCTTGTTCAAAAAATGCGCAAAAATTCACCAAGCAAGGCCACTATTTCGCTCTTAGCTAATTCTCTAACTGTGGATCAGATCAAAAGGTTAGAATTTGTTAAACCTAGATGTAATAAAGGGGAATTTTGGCCTGATTGACGACTAGTCACAAAATGCTTTTGTTATCTGGAACAGCTGCTAGGATTCTTGTTCTCGTCTTACAACTTACTAATGCATAAGTAAAACATGGAATTACTATTACATTGCCAGATCTTTTCATAATCAACCAATCACAACAAAGGATAACATTTAAGCCAATGACTGCAATCAAGAACTTTCGGGACTTGCAGCTTTATTCTGTAGGAAACATTGCGAATTACATATCAGCAACTGATGCAGCTTTGTTCTTGTTATCAATGACGTACTTGGCAGCAACTTTAGCCATGTTTGTGAGACCCTCGATACTGATGAGATGAGAAACATTGGCAGCAAGATCATCAGGGACTTCATAGTTTATCATGGATTTTATGATACATGAATTAGCACCTTTCTTTATGATCTGGAAACTCTCCATGAAATATGTCACACCCATATCTAGATATCCTCCTTCAGTCTGTACTACCTCCTTGAGACGTCTGCGATTATCAATTGTCACGAACTTTTCCAAGTTTGTTAGCGGcacctaggggtgcacatatcctacccttacccgccaccctatcctacccgTCACAATTTTTACtcgtatcctatcctacccgaTAATTGACGGGTAGGATGACGGTTAAACTTTATCTTATCCGTCGTCAAATGGGTATGGCGACGGATAAAACctgaaattatcctaccctacccgcttacCCGCCTGATATATTTAAAAGACCAAATACTCTCTATCTTTTATTCTGTCTCGTGTCCATTGTACCGTTATTTTAAAACAAACAAGGGGTAAAATGTTAACTCCATTTCTTTTGTCAAGTCGATCTAAATCTAAACAGAAAATTCATTTCTCGttttctccttcaaccatttcttCCCCCGTGTTCTTTTTCAATAGAATCTCAGATAAATTTTTGAAGTACCCGAAATCAGCCATGGCTTTGAGATTAATAGCTAGGGTTTTAGGATGATTCTTGTGAAGCCATAATGCAGAAGCATAAAACCCTTTTTATCTGATTTACCAGTACCTCTCACACCTCTCAAGTTACATATCAAATTCAAAGCTGTTAACGGATCTCGTTTAGAACCCTTTAATCGGTTGATTCAAGATAAGATCTAACTTCAAAGTTGATTttgtttcaacttttttttttgtgtgttaaattgattgaaaaatcataGGGTTttactaggggtgcacatatcctacccttacccgccaccctatcctacGCGTCACAATTTTTacccgtatcctatcctacccgataattgacgggtagggtgacggttaaACTTTATCTTATCCGTCGTcaaatgggtagggtgacggataaaacccgaaattatcctaccctacccgcttacCCGCCTGATATATTTAAAAGACCAAATAATCCCTATCCTTTATTCTGTCTCGTGTCCGTTGTACCGTTATTTTAAAACAAACAAGGGGTAAAATGTTAACTCCATTTCTTTTGTCAAGACGATCTAAATCTAAACAGAAAATTCATTTCTCGttttctccttcaaccatttcttCCACCCTGTTCTTTTTCAATAGAATCTCAGATAAATTTTTGAAGTACCCGAAATCAGCCATGGCTTTGAGATTAATAGCTAAGGTTTTAGGATGATTCTTGTGAAGCCATAACGCAGAAGCATAAAACCTTTTTTTATCTGATTTACCAGTACCTCTCACACCTCTCAAGTTACATATCAAATTCAAAGTTGTTAACGGATCTCGTTTAGAACCCTTTAATCGGTTGATTCAAGGTAAGATCTAACTTCAAAgttgattttgtttcaaaattttttttttttttttttgttaaattgattgaaaaatcatagggttttacgatttcatGCATGTTGCCGGATACGATATTaggtaatcttaattgattaggaCAGTTCCAATATATGATTGATTAGACATAGTTCCAATCATAGCTAATCTTAATTGAGATTATTGATGTTCATTGTTTGATATGAATTTGTTGCAGAATACGAGGAATTTGAGTGTGCAAAGCTAATGAAGGGTTTAATAAGtggttcttcctcctcctcctcctcaattaattcctgatttgaaatctaaacTAATTTTCAGGTGAAAATTCACTAAACCCAGATTTCCTTTTCCATTTTTTTACCCAAATACTAGGAGGGTTTTGTGTAGTTGAAGTAATTTTTATGTGGGGTTGCTCATTTTGTTGTTAGGAAGTTAAGCTACTTAGATTGAAAGAAAATTTACATATTTGTATTTGGAATCAGTCAGTGTGTTTGTATTTGCTTGGATTGTTCCTCTCTGAATAACTTTTGAGCTTAACTTATATAAGGAGTATGAGGAAAGATTTATCGTTAACATATATCTGATTTTCAGTCGTCTGTAGTTTGTAATTGTTTTGACTATGGGTAATCTAAACAAGGATTATCAGTGGAGAGTTGGTGTATTGATGAGTGTGGTTGTTTTCTTAATTCTTCTTCCATTGATTTATGTAGTCTTGGGGTCCAATTCATCACTAGCTAATACAAGTATGTGAGCACACAGTCCATGATCCATGCCATCTCTCTTTGTTCTCTATTTTAGCTTTTTAAGTGGAACGTTTTTTCATCGATTACTAATTGGCATTAGTGGTTGATCAGTTTCAAGTAAAATGTGTCTTATTACTGAATAGTTAATTTACATTTGGTTTTTCTAATAGTGTTACTATTTTTGGATGGAATTTTAGGAATCAACAAAATTGATGTATAGTTGAACATAAACGGTTTTGCTATGCCTTAGTTGAGATCTTGTTCCCTTGCTTATATACAACTCATTACTCATTGCTTAAATTGGAGAGCCAGTCTATATTTTTTCACTCTATACGTATTCATACGAAATTGATTCGTTTAGATTTAATTGTGAGAAACATGGGGTGAAAATGATGCAACATGGACAACAAATTATTTTTGCACTCTATACGCATTCATACCATTGCCTAAATTTTCATGTCTTAGACTATGACTCTTAGTTGTGAGGACAAAACAGTCCAACAAATCCGACTTAGTTGAGATCATCAGGAAAAGTCACTAAACATGGTTTAGTTTGTGCAGGCTTAGTGTGAGGAAAcatggttgagattacagaaGTGATGTCAATGAGACCTCCTATTCCGTCTCAAGCTGCATCTCAATCTGTGCAACGAAGGGCTAGTGCGGTTGCatctccgccacctccacctccaccatcttctcaacctgagGTCAGAGAAAGTATGAAGCGGAAGAGAACATCTTGGGTATGGGATCATTTAGAAAGgagtgttgatgaagctggtaTCACATGGGGGAAGTGTAACTACTGTGAAGGTGGTAAATATAAGGCTGGTGGTAAGGATTATGGAACATCTAATTTGAACTGGCATTTGACTAAGTGTCAGAAGTATTTGGATACAGTAGAATCTGCACAACCTAGCAATCTGGGAGATCAACAACGTATGGTTGGGGCTACGTTTTGTTAAGAAGCATGTAGGAGAGCCTTGATAAATTTCATAATCACAGATGAACAATCTTTCCGAATGGTTGAGGGTGAAGGGTTCATAGCATTTTGTAGGTATCTTGAGCCGAGGTTCAAACTTCCATCTCGGATGACCGTCTATCGTGATATATGCAGGTTGTTTGTGACTGAAAAGGACAAGTTGGTGAACTATTTCAAGGTGAACAAGGTTAGAGTTTGTCTCACAACAGATACTTGGACGTCCATTCAGAACTACAACTACATGGTAGTTACTGCCCACTTTATCGATGACCACTGGAAATTACACAAAAGAATCATATGTTTTTGTTTAATCACTAGTCATGGAGGTGAACATATTGGAAGAACATTGGATAAGTGTTTGATCGAGTGGGGGCTTGAGAGAGTGTTCACCATCACTCTCGATAATGCATCTGCAAATAAAAAAACAATAGAATATGTCAAGGAGAGAGTTGTCAGTTGGGGATCATCAATTGTTGGAGGTAAAAATTTGCATGTCATATGTGCTGCCCACATAttagctttagttgttaaggaTGGGTTGAAGAAGTATAATACTTCAGTGGCAAGAATCAGGTCAGTGGTTAAATACGTCACAGCCTCTCCTGCTAGGATGAAGAAGTTCTTAGAAGATGTATTTGACGAAAGAATTGAGTATAAAAAGGGATTAATATTAGATGTAAAAACAAGATGGAACTTCATTTTTTTGATGTTGGATTCCGCGGGAAAATATGAAAAAGCCTTTATAAGGCTAGCACGGTCAGATAAAGCATTTCGTGAGAGGTTTATCTTTGATATTCCCGATGAACCAGAAATGTGTGTTAATATTGATGCAATTGACAGTTAAATGTTCCCGGTGAATATGAATCTACTTCATCTGATTCTGATGCTCCTGAAGAACCCGTAGCTGGTCGGAGAAAAGCCAAGAAGAAAAAGCCTCGTGTGCATGCTCCTGAAAAGTATGATTGGGCTAATGCTCGAGTCCTAGTTCAGTTTTTAcaggtattttatctttctttatcAACCATTTTAGAACTGATTGCATGAAACAAAAAAAGGTCTGAAACTTAGAACTGATTGCATGATACAAAACAAAGTCTGAAACCAGTAGATGGATTGTAGACTGCGATAGTCAAGGTGGTtagtcttaacttttgttgatTACTCGTGAATCTTACCTCGTTTGTCACTTGTCAGTAATACAAGATcttcaaactagtatcacactgggTCCATTCCTATGGTCCATTGTAAAAAA
Coding sequences:
- the LOC113341173 gene encoding pentatricopeptide repeat-containing protein At1g12300, mitochondrial-like — protein: MTILIKRVVSRFLAALPHSTVTATGRNYVLTGKTPFEIQVCDQCKSGEIKKLDDALSYFNILVYMNPVPCIETFNHLLTSVSRIRCYPQVFPLYQRMKLAGIQPDIYTFTILINCCCHLRQVDYGFCLVSEILKKGFHPNVITFTSLIRGLFLQGRFRPAIQLFDKMIDNGIQPNAVTCGTVITGLCRVGEVGRALELQRKMEKWNCRPNGVSYGVIIDTLCKTGSVDKALNLFLQMTTDRKIIPDVVVYSSVINGLCSSDRLSEAIRLFDDMSSRGISPNAVTYNSMIHAFSQRGCWKEAKRFFDEMADRGISRTVVTYNILMDTLCKQGRMEEAGGLFEEMINLGKQPNVVTYNSMIDGMCLTGKLEEAQRLFDSMAGRGLEHDEYSFDVLINGYCKNFRLDDALQLFEKMKQKGLKRTQVTYNTLLDGLCRAGRVSIAQSLFEEMQSLGVTPNIVTYGAMLDGFWMNRRINEAMELFQSMQGKGLAPNVITYNIMINGMCKEGMLFEAEKLLFEMENNGCIQDAITYATMIKGFIEGENVEKAVELVQKMRKNSPSKATISLLANSLTVDQIKRLEFVKPRCNKGEFWPD
- the LOC113341172 gene encoding pentatricopeptide repeat-containing protein At2g39620 — protein: MIKHAATRPYNFPSISLKNPRINHNYKQLLRSCEDLKSLLQIHAQLLVSGIKFDDSINTHLVKSYSLFHKPDIARLVFDFSENPSVVLWNSMIRGYTRTNQNREALFMYQKMREKCVKPDKYTFTFVLKACTGTLNLEMGLRIHEELAKEGLESDVFVGTGLVDFYCKVGKVDVAKEVFEKIPDLDVVAWNAMIAGFSQSLEPFEALRIFYKMQLAGIEPNLVSLLNLFPAVSKLSSVHSCRAIHGFVIRKRFPHFVLNGLIDMYSKCGDVDSARLVFNRMFGRDDVSWGTMMAGFVRNSCFAEALELFDCIKREKLKLNQVSAVSALLAAAEIRDLEKGREIHDYSVRAGIDSDILVATPLMTMYAKCGELEKAKQIFEDIPRKDIVIWSAVIAAFVQNGYPKEALSLFREMLRGNLKPNKVTVMGVLPACGETSDINLGRSVHCYVLKSEIGLDVSTGTALVAMYAKCRLFSFAHTLFSRLPQEDVITWNALINGYAQFGDCNRAMEMFHQLRAAGHYPDSGTMVGVLPACATMNALEQGTCIHGQIIKFGFEADIHVKNALIDMYAKCGSVTTAEYLFNEPEFTKDEISWNIIISCYMQNGRAKEAISAFCQMRSEGVWPNLVTIITILPAAAFLAALKQGMAIHAYVVHTGFGSNVLVGNSLIDMYAKCGRLDYSEDYFDQMKNKNSVSWNVMLSGYAIHGLGKAAVAHFHRMQETCVEVDSVSFVSLLSACRHGGLIEEGRKVFHSMSLEHQIEPKLEHYACMVDLLGRAGELDEALNFIQKMPMAGDAVVWGALLGASRMHSNVQIGEIALVHLVNLEPQNATHHVVLSNIYAQSGRWGDVRKMRKSVSSMGLKKTPGCSWVEIKNVVHAFKAGDQTHPQFDKMRRLWNDLHEKMERIGYVADTSCVLHNVEEEEKESFLFSHSERLAITFALLNTEPGMPINIVKNLRVCLDCHIAIKLISQITGRKIIVRDASRFHHFEKGTCSCNDYW